The Trichoplusia ni isolate ovarian cell line Hi5 chromosome 5 unlocalized genomic scaffold, tn1 tig00002527_group4, whole genome shotgun sequence genome segment GTTAGTTAAATTTTGTTGAAGACGAGTCGTAACTTTAACGTTGCGTATTAAAAGATTAGCGTATATGAGTATGTGTATAATGGAGGCTTGGACAGTGCGCGGGTGGCGCGCGAGTGCGGCGTTCCTATTCCACCTGTGCTATACGTCCACCGTCCACCGGCCGCCGTACACTTGAGTCCAACGCGCGAAGGGAAAGTATTGTGTTGCGGAACCGCGTCACGCCCCGCCTGCTATACTTCTCGGATTTTAGCATGAGCTGTTCGGCCCCAAGGTGATCCACTGCGCGCCGCTGTCGAAACCACGCTGTTTCATTCATTACGCTTTGATACCCTATCAGTCTACCATTCCGCGACAGTACATCCAGGTGACCAACTCATACCATTAGCATCGCTAATCTATACAGTACGTAATGTTTATTGGTTACTGCATTTTATGTGTGACTCTTGAGTCTTGTGTGACTGTGCGGTTGTTCCAGATGCGGCTAGCTTTCCGTTCGTTATGTGTTTTGATGACTGTGGCGCTATCTGTGTGTCGTCCGTACGACCCGGAGGATGCTGGTTTGAAGGATGTGCTGCCCTCTAGCGGGCAGTTTGAGGCGTTTTACCCGCGCGAGGCGCACGGCATTCCGAACGGTTCGTCGCGGCCTGCGCATGGGCACGGTAGTTTCTACAAACACCGCAACCCGGCGCTAGTTGACGTCAAAAACGCAGCGGCATACGGCTTTCGGTTTGACGGCATGAGGCGGTTCAACTTCGACGATGAGTAAACTTtaagtaaagttattttaagtacaactttaattattttttgatatttcttcTACCGGTTCCATAATGTTGAATATTAAGTTTGTCCACAGtccgaatattttttgttttaataaaaccttttgccGCATTTCTGTGTTTTAGTTGCCGACTAGCAAACTCTCAAAGAATAATTTTCcttactaattattttatttttaaaattttacccGTTTCTACTTGTGAATGTTTTGAGCTGTTGATATTAGCCTAAAGTTAGAAGGGATGGATTAAAACTTAGTCAAGAGATACCTAGTCTTgaatcctaaaaaaataacaacgttTATAAGCTTTACGAGGCCTTACTTTACGAGAACCGACATCTAAGACGGCCGAGACGCTAGCTTTTTTTTTAGTGGTTACAGAAATATTTCTTCTCAATATTTATCCGTATTGTCCCTAAAATCATTATGAGTTCAAAAATATATGCTGTGAATATTGTGTATTATGCTTATAACAGACATTGCCTATGccaataaattcaataattcgACTGTTGCTAAGACCtcatcttagtttttttttcaaatatatatattcgcCAAATATATATAGGCCCGGATATTACCTTAGTGCCAGCCTATATAGGTACTTAGTAAACAGTGTGTATAGGGCGGTAATAAGAGGACGAGGTTATTCGATTCGGtaggttttgtattttaagagtgcacagtcatttttttttgcatagcCTGCTTTAGACTtgcactgctgggcaaagaccccCTTACTCTTCCAGACCTTTTATCTTGAATTTCTGGCCACGTGAACCTCGCATATTTGACTAGATCATCATCCATCTTCGTCCTGGCGTCCAGAGGGTTAcgatttttgtgattttttacatgttaatcataaaaaaaacataaaatacttatacCTATAGGTACAGTCTATGGTCAACAAACTAA includes the following:
- the LOC113506219 gene encoding uncharacterized protein LOC113506219, encoding MRLAFRSLCVLMTVALSVCRPYDPEDAGLKDVLPSSGQFEAFYPREAHGIPNGSSRPAHGHGSFYKHRNPALVDVKNAAAYGFRFDGMRRFNFDDE